The following nucleotide sequence is from Ignavibacteriales bacterium.
GTTTCTACAGTAGTTTTAATTTCTGCCGGCATATTCCTTTTCTATCTTCTATTGCAGCATTCTTTACCGGATTACAATGGTGAAAAGGATTTTCCTGGTTTATCAAACAAAGTTGAAATATACCGGGATGATTATGGAATTCCATATATTTTCTCGCAGACTGATGAAGATGCTGCATTTGCATTAGGATACGTTCATGCTCAGGAAAGATTATTTCAGATGGATATTGCAAGACGAGCTGGTGAAGGTAAGTTGAGTGAAATCTTTGGCTCTAAAACTCTTGCATTCGATATGATGTTTAAAACTATTGGAATGGATAGAGTTGCAACGCAGGTTCTGAAACAATTAAATCGAGAAACTAAAAATATATTAGAAGCCTATTCAGAAGGTGTGAATGCATATATCCAGGAATACAAAGGAATGTACGCTTTTGAGTTCGATGTTTTACAATACGATCCCGAGCCATGGAAACCTGAACAAAGTTTGCTTATTGGTAAATTAATGGCTTGGGAGCTTAATATTAGCTGGTGGACAGATATTGCATTTTCAAATCTTGTTCAAAGTTTAGGAGAAGAAAAAGTAAAAGAAATTTTACCAGACTATCCGGAGAATGCACCTACGATAATTCCTTCAGCAATTTCCAGTTACTCTAAAATAACTACAGGTTTGATTGATGTTGAAAAATCATTCCGAACATTTATGGGATTCAAGGGGACCCATATTGGATCAAATAATTGGGTTGTGAATGCAACCAAATCTGCAAGTGGAAAACCTATAATTGCCAACGATCCACATTTAGCTTTTCAAGCTCCGGGTAAGTGGTATGCTGCAGTTATAAGGGGAAAGGATTGGAAAACTGAAGGAGTAACATTGCCCGGTATTCCAGCAATAGTAATTGGAAAAAATCAAAATATATCATGGGTGCTTACAAATGTAATGGCTGATGATGCTGATTTCTATAACGAGCATATTGATTCAACAGGTAAGAAATATTTATTTAACGGTAATTGGATGGATCTAAAAACTTTCGATTATAGAATACATGTTAAAGATTCCTCAGTTGTTAAAATAACTGTAAAAGAAACTCATAGAGGACCTATCGTTTCGGATATTCATTTGCTTAATAAAAACTATCCGGTAAAAAACGGCAGCCAGGCTGTAATGAGTATGCGTTGGACAGGTCTTGATATAAGTAATGAGTTACCTGCTTTTTATTCAATCAATAAAGCAAAAAACTGGATTGAGTTTAAGGAAGCATTAAAAAACTTTTCTTCACCTGGACAAAATTTTGTATATGCTGATAAAGAAGGGAATATCGGTTATGTCTGTGCAGCTAAACTTCCTATCCGAAATTCAGTTAGTCCAACTTTTATTTATGATGGTTCAACAGACATTAATGATTGGAAAGGATTTGTTCCATTTGAACAAATGCCAACGCTCTACAATCCACCAGAAAATTTTATTGCTACTGCAAATAATAAAACGGTTAAAAATTTTCCTTATCATATATCCAATCTTTGGGAGCCACCTTCAAGAATTACAAGAATAAATGAGCTGTTAAATTCAAAACCAAAACTATCGATAAATGATTTTAAGAATTTTCAAATGGATTTTATTTCTCCATATGCACGGGAAATTACCCCATTCATCCTTTCCGCATTTCAAGATATAAAAATCACAGATATAAATTTGAATTTAGCTTTAGAGTTGTTAAAGAAATGGAATTTTGCAATGGATGAATTCAGCCAGGTTCCAGCTATATACAATGTTTTCTTTAATTATCTTTTGCAAAATATTTTTGAAGATGAGATGGGGAAGAATCTTTTTCAACAATATATTTTTATAGCGAATGTTCCATACAGAACCGTAGCAAAATTGTTAAAGGAAAATTCTTCTACATGGTTTGATAATACAAAAACTCCAAAAAGCGAAAGTAGAGATGATATTATTCGGAAAAGTTTGGCTGATGCTCTAACATTCTTAGAGCGGAAGTATGGCAGCAATCTGGCAGATTGGCAATGGGGAAATCTTCACCAGGTCGTTCATAAACACATGTTCCATGGAAAAATCTCTGCTCTGGATAATTATATTGATGTTGGTCCGTACAATGTTGGAGGTGATGGAACTACTATTTTCAATACGGAATATTCTTTTAACCAACCATACGAAAATATCCTGGGACCTTCGATGCGTTACTTATTTGATTTTTCTAAGCCCGAAGAATTTCAATTAATTCTTCCCACCGGAGAATCCGGAAATATTTTTTCTAATCATTATAAAGATATGAGCAGAATGTGGCTTACTGGTAAATACATTACAATAAACACCAACGAAGATCATATCAGGAATGCAGGTTACAAACTACTTATTCTAAAATAAATTCCGCCTAAAATCCCGGGTCATTCTTTTAAAAACAATTTAATTGGAAGTTTAGTAAATTTGTCAGTAAAAAAATTGAAGATAAATGAAAGTAGTAGAACATCTTGCTCGATCAACAAATCCGCTCATCAGCTTTGAGATTATACCTCCTCAGCGAGGCGGTGATATTAAAGGATTGCTTGGAATTATTGATGCAATTTCAAAATACAATCCTCCATTTATAGACATTACAAGTCACGCGGCTGAAGTTATCTATGAAGAAACACCCCAGGGTATTCAGCGAAGGATAAAACGAAAGCGACCGGGTACACTTGGTATTTGTGCCTTGATTCAAAATAAATATAATATTGATGCCGTGCCGCATATTTTATGTCAGGGTTTTACACGAGAGGAAACAGAAGATTTTTTAATAGAGCTTCTGTACCTTGGGATTGATAATGTTCTTGCAATCCGCGGAGATGAGAACAATTATAAAAAACCGCTTCATTCCGGCAGGAGTGCAAACATATATGCAGTTGATTTGGTAAAACAAATTTCCGCACTTAACAAAGGAAAATATTTAGAGGAAGGTCTGTTGGATGCTAAACCAATGGACTTTTGTATTGGTGTAGGCGGATATCCTGAAAAACATTTTGAGTCACCTAATATTAAAATTGATATTAAATTTACCAAAGAAAAAATTGAAGCTGGTGCAGGGTATATTGTTACTCAGATGTTTTATGACAATGGTAAATTTTTCAAATACCTTGAACTATGCAAAGAGGAAGGAATTAACGCACCGATAATTCCAGGATTAAAAATTATAACATCCAAATCTCAGTTAGTTAATATTCCACGCAACTTCTATATTGATATTCCGGAAGATCTTGCTATGGAAGTTAGTAATGCTAAGCCTGAACATGTAATTGAGATTGGTGTAGAATGGGCATACAAACAGGTAGAAGAATTATTAAACAGAAAAGTAGCAGGTGTTCATTTTTATATTATGCAGAGCTCCAAACCAATTTTAAAATTGATGGAGAAGTTGAATCTATAAAATGGAAAACTAATGTTAAATATTCATAAAAGAATTATACGAAGATTAAGATGGGGTGTTGCCGGCTGTGGCAGTTTTACAGAAAATGCTTTCATTCCAACTTTGCAATTGATGCCAAAGAGTAAATTGATTTCGCTATACAGTTCAGATATTAACAGAGCTAAGACTTTGGCAGATAAATTTGGAGCGCAATTTGCGTTTAATAATTATTCTGAATTTCTAAAAAGCGACATAGATTGTGTTTACATTGGAAGTGCTAATATAAATCACTACTACCAGGTTATTGAAGCTGCCAAATCGGGTAAACATATTCATTGCGAAAAACCTTTGGCAATAAATTTTGAACAAACAAAAGAAATGGTTGAGGTCTGCCAGGCAAATAATGTTTTGTTGTCGGTTAATTATGTTCACCGCTTTCATCCAATAGTTGTTAAAGCAAAGGAAATAATTGAAAAAGGAATGCTGGGTAAAATTGTTTCAATAAGTGTAAACTTTAATATGGATTATATGCCCAATGAAAATTTTAGATTCAAAAAAGAATTAAGCGGTGGTGGAGCACTTAGAGATGTCGGCACTCATATGATTGATCTTTTAAGGTTTTTTGGTGGTGAGATTTTGGAAATCCAGGGAGTTATGGATAACATTATTTATAAAAGTGAAGTAGATGATTTTGCGGCAGCAATAGTTAAATTTGAAAAAGGCGGGTATGGGCAATTTAACGTTTCCTATAATACAAAGAAGGCGTTTAATAGAGTTGAAATACTTGGCTATAAAGGTTGTATCAGTATAGAAAATTTAATTGGTAAAAGAACTTCTCCGTGTAAGCTGATTATAGATTTAAATGGAGAAGGTAAAAAAGCATTCAGGAAAAGAGGAAATAAGTTACTTTATACTTTACGTGCTATACAAAAATCTTTTTTAAATAATCAACCACTTCCTATTACCGGAAAGGATGGAATGATAAATATGAAATTGATGGAAGAACTTGAGAGAAAATGTCTTTACGGAAAGAACTAATTGAAGCTTGCCATAAGGTTTATCAACAAGGATTTGTTGCTGCAACAGATGGAAATCTTTCATGCCGAATTTCTAAAAACAGATTTCTTATAACTCCATCTGGCAAATCTAAAGGTGAACTTTGCGAAAAAGATTTGCTGGAAATTGATGA
It contains:
- a CDS encoding penicillin acylase family protein; amino-acid sequence: MANWFKLSIGIFVSTVVLISAGIFLFYLLLQHSLPDYNGEKDFPGLSNKVEIYRDDYGIPYIFSQTDEDAAFALGYVHAQERLFQMDIARRAGEGKLSEIFGSKTLAFDMMFKTIGMDRVATQVLKQLNRETKNILEAYSEGVNAYIQEYKGMYAFEFDVLQYDPEPWKPEQSLLIGKLMAWELNISWWTDIAFSNLVQSLGEEKVKEILPDYPENAPTIIPSAISSYSKITTGLIDVEKSFRTFMGFKGTHIGSNNWVVNATKSASGKPIIANDPHLAFQAPGKWYAAVIRGKDWKTEGVTLPGIPAIVIGKNQNISWVLTNVMADDADFYNEHIDSTGKKYLFNGNWMDLKTFDYRIHVKDSSVVKITVKETHRGPIVSDIHLLNKNYPVKNGSQAVMSMRWTGLDISNELPAFYSINKAKNWIEFKEALKNFSSPGQNFVYADKEGNIGYVCAAKLPIRNSVSPTFIYDGSTDINDWKGFVPFEQMPTLYNPPENFIATANNKTVKNFPYHISNLWEPPSRITRINELLNSKPKLSINDFKNFQMDFISPYAREITPFILSAFQDIKITDINLNLALELLKKWNFAMDEFSQVPAIYNVFFNYLLQNIFEDEMGKNLFQQYIFIANVPYRTVAKLLKENSSTWFDNTKTPKSESRDDIIRKSLADALTFLERKYGSNLADWQWGNLHQVVHKHMFHGKISALDNYIDVGPYNVGGDGTTIFNTEYSFNQPYENILGPSMRYLFDFSKPEEFQLILPTGESGNIFSNHYKDMSRMWLTGKYITINTNEDHIRNAGYKLLILK
- a CDS encoding methylenetetrahydrofolate reductase, whose amino-acid sequence is MKVVEHLARSTNPLISFEIIPPQRGGDIKGLLGIIDAISKYNPPFIDITSHAAEVIYEETPQGIQRRIKRKRPGTLGICALIQNKYNIDAVPHILCQGFTREETEDFLIELLYLGIDNVLAIRGDENNYKKPLHSGRSANIYAVDLVKQISALNKGKYLEEGLLDAKPMDFCIGVGGYPEKHFESPNIKIDIKFTKEKIEAGAGYIVTQMFYDNGKFFKYLELCKEEGINAPIIPGLKIITSKSQLVNIPRNFYIDIPEDLAMEVSNAKPEHVIEIGVEWAYKQVEELLNRKVAGVHFYIMQSSKPILKLMEKLNL
- a CDS encoding Gfo/Idh/MocA family oxidoreductase, with the translated sequence MLNIHKRIIRRLRWGVAGCGSFTENAFIPTLQLMPKSKLISLYSSDINRAKTLADKFGAQFAFNNYSEFLKSDIDCVYIGSANINHYYQVIEAAKSGKHIHCEKPLAINFEQTKEMVEVCQANNVLLSVNYVHRFHPIVVKAKEIIEKGMLGKIVSISVNFNMDYMPNENFRFKKELSGGGALRDVGTHMIDLLRFFGGEILEIQGVMDNIIYKSEVDDFAAAIVKFEKGGYGQFNVSYNTKKAFNRVEILGYKGCISIENLIGKRTSPCKLIIDLNGEGKKAFRKRGNKLLYTLRAIQKSFLNNQPLPITGKDGMINMKLMEELERKCLYGKN